From the Oceanicaulis alexandrii DSM 11625 genome, one window contains:
- a CDS encoding class II aldolase/adducin family protein yields the protein MDDASQISVKDQVSEDEWKARCDLAALYRLARMHKWDDLFFTHISMRVPGPDEHFLINPFGLLFEDVTASNLVKVDIDGNVLPPSRYGINPAGFTIHSAIHHARPDVKVAMHLHTDQGVAVAAQKRGLLPISQLAMNVMKDVTYHDYEGIALDADEKERLVADLGSNNLMILRNHGTLTVGDHPFNCYLRMYLLERACSIQTLAQGAGAELIEWDDAMQTRVFKQGEEGVTNELFLEIAWHALRGRVDRECPGYDV from the coding sequence ATGGACGACGCCAGCCAAATCTCGGTGAAAGACCAGGTCAGCGAAGACGAGTGGAAAGCGCGGTGCGATCTCGCGGCGCTCTACCGTCTGGCGCGGATGCACAAATGGGATGACTTGTTTTTCACCCATATCTCCATGCGCGTGCCAGGCCCGGACGAGCATTTCCTGATCAACCCCTTCGGTCTTCTGTTTGAAGACGTCACCGCGTCCAACCTGGTCAAGGTTGATATAGACGGCAATGTGCTGCCGCCATCGCGCTATGGCATCAATCCGGCGGGCTTCACGATCCATTCCGCAATCCACCATGCGCGCCCGGATGTGAAAGTGGCCATGCACCTTCATACCGATCAGGGCGTCGCCGTGGCGGCGCAGAAACGCGGCCTGTTGCCGATCTCGCAACTGGCGATGAATGTCATGAAGGACGTGACCTATCATGACTATGAAGGCATTGCGCTGGATGCGGACGAAAAAGAACGCCTGGTCGCTGATCTGGGCTCCAACAACCTGATGATCTTGCGCAATCATGGCACGCTGACGGTCGGGGACCACCCGTTCAATTGCTATCTGCGCATGTATCTTCTGGAGCGCGCCTGTTCGATCCAGACCCTCGCTCAGGGCGCAGGCGCAGAGCTGATCGAGTGGGATGACGCCATGCAGACCCGGGTCTTCAAGCAAGGCGAGGAAGGGGTCACCAATGAGCTCTTCCTGGAGATCGCCTGGCACGCCCTTCGTGGCCGCGTGGACCGGGAATGCCCGGGATATGATGTGTAG